Proteins from a single region of Oikeobacillus pervagus:
- a CDS encoding SDR family oxidoreductase, whose amino-acid sequence MPNLKGKNALVVASSQGLGEAIARKFAKEGANVMLASRNEQKLQMIQEELAPNSEGVIKWVKCDVTNARDIKNMVTETNQSFGPLNILVNNAGGPPAGTFEDMSDEDWNNGFELNLLSYIRIIREALPSLKQSGGKIINIASSSIKEPIPGLILSNTFRTGIIGLSKTLAQEFAPYRILVNTVAPGRIATERIRQLDEINAQKLNLPIEEVQKVMKEKIPLKRYGEPEEFANVVAFLASDENSYMTGSSFLVDGGMVKSI is encoded by the coding sequence TTGCCAAATTTAAAAGGAAAAAATGCACTCGTTGTTGCCTCTAGCCAAGGTTTAGGTGAAGCAATCGCTAGAAAGTTTGCCAAAGAAGGCGCAAATGTGATGTTAGCAAGCCGAAATGAACAAAAGCTTCAAATGATCCAAGAGGAACTAGCACCAAATAGTGAAGGGGTCATCAAATGGGTTAAATGTGATGTGACAAATGCTAGGGATATTAAAAACATGGTGACTGAAACGAATCAATCGTTCGGCCCCTTGAATATTTTAGTGAATAATGCTGGGGGTCCTCCTGCAGGAACATTTGAGGATATGTCAGATGAGGATTGGAACAATGGGTTTGAGTTGAACTTATTATCTTATATTCGGATTATTCGTGAGGCACTTCCATCTTTAAAACAATCTGGAGGGAAAATTATTAATATCGCTTCCTCTTCTATTAAAGAACCAATCCCTGGATTGATTTTATCGAATACATTTCGAACAGGCATTATTGGTTTGTCAAAAACATTAGCACAGGAATTTGCTCCTTACCGTATTTTGGTGAACACTGTCGCACCAGGAAGAATTGCAACCGAAAGAATCCGTCAACTAGATGAGATAAATGCCCAAAAATTAAATCTACCAATAGAGGAAGTACAAAAAGTCATGAAAGAAAAAATTCCGTTGAAAAGGTATGGAGAGCCAGAGGAATTTGCGAATGTTGTTGCTTTTTTAGCCTCTGATGAAAACTCCTATATGACAGGAAGCAGTTTTTTGGTAGATGGTGGGATGGTCAAGTCGATTTAA
- a CDS encoding chemotaxis protein yields the protein MNNEIGILLESGTNELEIVEFEVNNNKYGINVIKVKEIIQPLPVTFVPHAHEHIEGIIQLRGEVLPVINMSKVLGIPSIESRSTDKYIVTEFNKQKAVFHVQNVSRIHRISWNDIEKPSDMYQGGNSQIIGVVKRDEQMILLLDFEKIVVNINPQSGIHVGQIKKLGKRERSSKKIVVAEDSALLRKLIGDTLAEAGYENVEFFEDGQAGLHYLESLAEETIHIEERVQIVITDIEMPQMDGHHFTKRIKEHPVLNKLPVVIFSSLITDDLRHKGERVGANAQVSKPEIAELVMKIDKLIL from the coding sequence ATGAATAATGAGATTGGTATATTACTTGAAAGTGGAACAAATGAACTTGAAATTGTTGAATTTGAAGTAAATAACAATAAATATGGGATAAATGTGATCAAAGTAAAGGAAATAATTCAACCACTGCCTGTAACATTTGTTCCCCATGCCCATGAACATATTGAAGGGATTATTCAACTACGTGGGGAAGTTCTCCCTGTGATTAATATGTCAAAAGTATTAGGGATTCCCTCCATTGAAAGTAGGAGTACTGATAAGTATATCGTGACGGAATTTAATAAACAAAAGGCTGTATTCCATGTTCAAAATGTATCAAGAATTCATCGGATCTCATGGAATGATATTGAAAAACCCTCCGATATGTATCAAGGTGGAAATAGCCAAATTATAGGAGTTGTTAAAAGGGATGAACAAATGATCCTGTTACTAGATTTTGAAAAGATTGTGGTCAATATCAATCCACAGTCTGGGATTCATGTTGGTCAAATTAAAAAATTAGGGAAAAGAGAACGTTCATCAAAGAAAATTGTTGTTGCAGAGGATTCAGCCCTTTTAAGAAAGTTGATTGGTGATACATTAGCTGAAGCAGGATATGAAAATGTGGAGTTTTTTGAAGATGGGCAAGCGGGTTTACATTACTTAGAATCACTTGCCGAAGAAACGATTCATATTGAAGAGAGAGTCCAAATCGTCATTACGGATATTGAAATGCCGCAAATGGATGGGCATCATTTTACAAAACGGATTAAAGAACATCCCGTATTAAATAAACTTCCTGTTGTCATCTTTTCTTCATTGATTACAGATGACCTCCGTCACAAAGGAGAAAGGGTCGGGGCTAACGCACAAGTAAGTAAACCTGAAATCGCTGAACTTGTAATGAAGATAGACAAGCTTATATTATAA
- the corA gene encoding magnesium/cobalt transporter CorA, whose protein sequence is MIRTCVLKKDGEVMYNVPLQDVKKTDVSWYWVDFSDTTRKEEKLLGHFFRFHPLAIEDCLDSRSERPKVDFYDTYFFFLVHAINQATLEAYEVDIFISDQFIVTFHKQQVRALNNLWDQIQKDDILKEGPFLVLHSIVDKLVDDYFPPVYRIEDQLNQIEDNTEDESINELMDKIFDIRHDMSKLRRSFIPMRDLLYRMLNSVRLESVHKHKLYFHDIYDHLIKLVEMLESYREFSSDIRDNYLSISSNRMNTTMMTLTVITTIFMPLTFIVGIYGMNFDHMPELHFKYGYFFILGIMSLIALIMVTIFMKVGWLRLGKKKLKGKRKIQLK, encoded by the coding sequence ATGATTCGTACATGTGTGTTGAAAAAAGATGGAGAAGTTATGTATAATGTACCGTTACAAGATGTGAAAAAAACTGATGTGAGTTGGTATTGGGTTGATTTTTCCGATACGACAAGAAAAGAGGAAAAACTACTAGGACATTTTTTTCGCTTTCATCCTCTTGCGATTGAGGACTGCTTAGACTCCCGAAGTGAACGTCCAAAGGTGGATTTTTATGATACATATTTCTTTTTTTTAGTACATGCGATTAATCAAGCCACTCTTGAAGCATATGAAGTGGATATTTTTATCAGTGATCAATTCATTGTCACTTTTCATAAACAACAAGTACGTGCATTAAATAATTTATGGGATCAAATCCAAAAGGACGATATTTTAAAGGAGGGGCCATTTCTCGTCTTACATAGTATCGTTGATAAGTTAGTAGATGATTATTTTCCTCCTGTCTATCGGATTGAGGACCAGTTGAATCAAATTGAGGATAACACAGAAGATGAGTCAATCAATGAGTTAATGGATAAGATTTTTGACATTCGTCATGATATGTCCAAATTACGGCGTTCATTCATCCCGATGAGAGACTTATTGTATAGAATGCTCAATTCGGTTCGATTGGAGTCTGTGCATAAACATAAATTGTATTTTCATGATATTTATGATCATTTAATTAAATTAGTTGAGATGTTGGAATCCTATCGAGAATTTTCGTCTGATATACGTGATAATTATTTATCGATTAGTTCAAACCGGATGAACACAACGATGATGACCTTGACTGTTATTACAACGATTTTTATGCCATTAACGTTTATTGTAGGCATTTATGGGATGAATTTCGATCATATGCCAGAACTACACTTTAAATATGGCTATTTCTTCATTTTGGGAATTATGTCATTAATTGCTCTGATTATGGTTACGATTTTTATGAAGGTAGGTTGGCTACGTTTAGGGAAGAAAAAGCTAAAGGGAAAAAGGAAGATTCAGTTGAAATAG
- a CDS encoding phosphocarrier protein HPr translates to MIQKEFTVTAETGIHARPATLLVQTASSFESELQLQYKERIVNLKSIMGVMSLGIGQGAKIRIFAEGSDQEKALQTLGEMLNNEGLAE, encoded by the coding sequence ATGATTCAAAAAGAATTTACAGTGACTGCAGAAACGGGTATTCATGCACGTCCTGCAACATTACTCGTCCAAACTGCAAGTAGTTTTGAAAGCGAATTACAACTTCAATATAAAGAACGAATCGTCAACTTAAAATCAATTATGGGTGTCATGTCTTTAGGAATTGGTCAAGGTGCAAAAATTCGTATTTTTGCAGAAGGAAGTGACCAAGAGAAAGCGTTACAAACATTAGGGGAAATGTTAAATAACGAAGGTTTAGCGGAATAA
- a CDS encoding CPBP family intramembrane glutamic endopeptidase, which produces MKDCTKDWRLISSIVLAHILLYITFSDKDIFWYIYTAANLFFISFAIVSEQIDDKQKTSNYLLYGILSGLALYGLFWIGDWLLSILPTNWDREVSRIYKLYSPEFFWHYIVLILVFIPGEEIFWRGFVQKRLSIYFNQWTALIVSSLLYASIFIYADKMIWMIAAFFAGICWGLLYIWKKSIPMLIISHLVFDLLVIVLLPFR; this is translated from the coding sequence ATGAAAGACTGCACAAAGGATTGGCGGCTTATAAGTAGTATTGTGCTGGCACATATTCTTTTATATATTACATTTTCTGACAAGGATATCTTTTGGTATATATATACTGCCGCGAACCTATTTTTTATCAGTTTTGCCATTGTCAGTGAACAAATCGATGATAAACAAAAAACGAGCAATTATTTATTGTACGGGATTCTTTCAGGTCTTGCATTATATGGACTTTTTTGGATTGGAGATTGGCTTCTTTCCATCCTACCTACAAATTGGGATCGTGAAGTATCTAGAATTTATAAATTATATAGTCCAGAATTTTTTTGGCACTATATCGTGTTAATTCTCGTTTTTATTCCTGGAGAAGAGATCTTCTGGAGAGGCTTCGTTCAAAAAAGGTTATCCATCTATTTTAATCAATGGACCGCATTAATCGTATCATCTCTTCTATATGCTTCTATTTTTATATACGCAGACAAAATGATTTGGATGATTGCAGCGTTTTTTGCGGGAATATGTTGGGGTTTATTATACATATGGAAAAAAAGCATTCCAATGTTAATTATCTCTCATCTTGTTTTTGATTTATTAGTGATCGTGTTATTACCATTTCGATAG
- a CDS encoding ATP-dependent Clp protease ATP-binding subunit — MICQKCKQNQANIEFHIQLNGQKKNYHLCTNCYKQERQKLGLNSGGAAMNFHQFEGFPMDELFKGFGGFSFPSNSMDPSTTPSQAKPSKGGNGFLDGYGRNLSQMAKAGLIDPVIGRDEEIKRVVEILNRRNKNNPVLIGEPGVGKTAIAEGLALKISEGEVPSKLKNKEVYLLDVASLVANTGIRGQFEERMKQLISELQSHKNILLFIDEIHLLVGAGSAEGSMDAGNILKPALARGELQVIGATTLKEYRQIEKDAALERRFQPVQVNEPSLEETMEIIQGLRKRYEDFHQVQFTDKALTACVNLSHRYIQDRFLPDKAIDLMDEAGSKLNLNIDTQDKDEIQARLTAIEKEKSEALSKENYEKAAKLRDEEARLEKRLNHQDDEENRPVVTVEHIQEIIETKTGIPVGKLQQDEQLKMKHLEENLAKKVIGQPEAVKKVAKAIRRSRAGLKSKQRPIGSFLFVGPTGVGKTELSKTLAEELFGSKDAMIRLDMSEYMEKHSVSKLIGSPPGYIGHDEAGQLTEKVRRNPYSIILLDEIEKAHPDVQHMFLQILEDGRLTDSQGRTVSFKDAVIIMTSNASVHTKESAAIGFENNEALKESSVLDSLGSFFKPEFLNRFDNIIEFKSLDKEHLKQIVNLMLSELNTTLKEQEMQLDVPENVKDRLVELGYHPTFGARPLRRVIQEKLEDEMADYILDHPETKHLKAILVHDDIHIEKA, encoded by the coding sequence TTGATTTGTCAAAAATGCAAACAAAATCAAGCAAATATTGAATTCCATATACAGTTAAATGGTCAAAAGAAAAACTATCATCTTTGCACAAACTGCTATAAACAAGAAAGACAAAAATTAGGTTTAAACTCAGGAGGTGCCGCTATGAATTTTCATCAATTTGAAGGATTTCCAATGGATGAATTGTTCAAAGGTTTTGGAGGTTTTTCATTCCCTTCAAACTCTATGGATCCGTCTACTACTCCATCACAAGCCAAACCATCTAAGGGTGGAAATGGATTTTTAGACGGATATGGTCGAAATTTAAGCCAAATGGCTAAAGCAGGTTTAATTGACCCTGTGATTGGAAGAGATGAAGAAATTAAACGTGTGGTAGAGATTTTAAACCGTAGAAACAAAAATAATCCTGTTTTAATCGGGGAGCCTGGTGTTGGGAAAACGGCCATTGCAGAAGGATTAGCATTAAAAATTTCAGAAGGTGAAGTACCTTCAAAACTAAAAAACAAAGAGGTTTATTTATTAGACGTCGCTTCATTAGTGGCTAATACAGGAATTCGTGGTCAATTTGAAGAAAGAATGAAGCAACTTATTTCCGAACTTCAAAGTCACAAAAACATTTTACTATTTATCGATGAAATTCATCTATTAGTCGGAGCAGGTTCTGCGGAAGGCTCAATGGATGCAGGCAATATTCTAAAACCAGCATTAGCCCGTGGGGAATTACAAGTAATCGGTGCAACAACATTAAAAGAATATCGTCAAATTGAAAAAGATGCCGCACTTGAACGCCGATTCCAACCTGTTCAAGTAAATGAACCATCTCTTGAAGAAACAATGGAAATTATTCAGGGATTACGTAAACGTTACGAGGATTTCCACCAAGTTCAATTTACTGATAAAGCGTTAACCGCCTGTGTAAATTTATCACATCGTTATATTCAGGACCGTTTCTTGCCAGATAAGGCGATTGACCTAATGGATGAAGCTGGTTCCAAATTAAATTTAAACATTGATACACAAGACAAAGATGAAATTCAAGCGCGCCTTACTGCCATAGAGAAGGAAAAAAGCGAGGCACTAAGCAAAGAAAACTATGAAAAAGCTGCCAAATTAAGAGATGAAGAGGCACGACTAGAAAAACGTTTAAACCATCAAGATGATGAAGAAAATCGGCCAGTTGTAACAGTCGAGCATATTCAAGAAATAATTGAAACGAAAACTGGAATTCCGGTTGGAAAACTTCAACAAGATGAACAATTAAAAATGAAACATTTAGAAGAAAACTTAGCGAAAAAAGTAATTGGTCAACCGGAAGCCGTTAAAAAGGTAGCCAAAGCCATTCGCCGTAGCCGTGCGGGATTAAAATCAAAACAACGACCAATTGGATCTTTCCTATTTGTCGGTCCAACTGGCGTAGGGAAAACAGAATTATCAAAAACATTGGCTGAAGAATTATTCGGCTCAAAAGATGCGATGATACGTCTCGATATGAGTGAATATATGGAGAAACATAGTGTTTCGAAATTAATCGGTTCACCTCCAGGATATATTGGACATGATGAAGCCGGTCAATTAACTGAAAAAGTAAGACGAAACCCATATAGCATTATCTTACTAGATGAAATCGAGAAAGCACATCCAGATGTTCAGCATATGTTTCTACAAATTCTAGAAGATGGTCGCCTAACTGACAGTCAAGGAAGAACCGTTAGCTTTAAAGATGCGGTCATCATTATGACAAGTAATGCTTCAGTTCACACAAAAGAATCAGCAGCGATTGGGTTTGAAAATAACGAAGCCCTTAAAGAGTCTTCCGTTTTAGACTCATTAGGTAGCTTCTTTAAACCAGAATTTCTAAACCGCTTTGACAATATTATCGAATTCAAATCACTTGATAAGGAACATTTGAAGCAAATTGTTAACCTAATGCTTTCGGAGTTAAACACAACACTAAAAGAACAAGAAATGCAATTGGATGTACCCGAAAATGTAAAAGATCGACTAGTTGAACTTGGCTACCATCCAACATTCGGTGCCCGTCCGCTACGTCGAGTGATCCAAGAAAAACTTGAGGATGAAATGGCTGATTATATTCTCGATCATCCTGAAACAAAGCATTTAAAGGCCATTCTCGTCCATGACGACATTCACATTGAAAAAGCCTAA
- a CDS encoding YkvI family membrane protein has translation MKKIYGAFQIAAVYIGTVVGAGFATGKEIVEFFSRFGLIGFFTILISGYLFIVLGCKLMEKAIDLKAKSYEELNDYLFGPVLGKAMSLIMMVMLIGVCGVMLAGAGAVFEEQLMLTKQMGIFITIALSFIIMMVGTKGLFAVNTFVVPLMITFNLIVMSYSITDSQFFVNFMHIPVITDGWNSVVAPFTYTALNLALAQAVLVPVATEVNDREMVRWGGIIGGFFLTIILISSHFTLIGLPNVEMYEIPMASVMKTVGAGLYWIYVCIIYGEIFTSVIGNIYGLEKQIKKYIPVHSILIYLFVLIVSFILSQIHYGTLLSYLYPLFGYFSLVFFVLLWKKAKVV, from the coding sequence TTGAAAAAAATTTACGGTGCCTTCCAAATTGCAGCTGTTTATATAGGAACAGTGGTCGGAGCGGGATTTGCTACAGGAAAGGAAATAGTCGAGTTTTTCTCCCGTTTCGGCTTAATTGGTTTTTTTACTATTCTTATTAGTGGCTATCTATTTATTGTATTAGGTTGTAAATTGATGGAAAAGGCCATTGATTTAAAAGCGAAATCCTATGAAGAGTTAAATGATTATTTATTTGGCCCAGTATTGGGGAAGGCGATGAGTTTGATCATGATGGTTATGTTGATCGGTGTTTGTGGGGTTATGCTAGCTGGTGCGGGGGCGGTGTTTGAAGAACAATTAATGTTGACAAAGCAGATGGGAATTTTTATTACGATTGCCCTTAGTTTCATTATTATGATGGTGGGAACAAAAGGGTTGTTTGCTGTCAATACGTTTGTCGTTCCTTTAATGATCACATTCAATTTAATTGTCATGAGTTATTCTATTACGGATTCACAATTTTTTGTTAACTTCATGCATATCCCAGTCATTACGGATGGGTGGAATTCGGTCGTAGCACCATTTACATATACGGCTTTAAATTTAGCTCTCGCACAGGCAGTTTTAGTTCCCGTTGCCACAGAGGTCAATGACCGAGAAATGGTAAGATGGGGAGGGATCATCGGTGGTTTTTTTTTAACGATTATCTTAATTTCCAGTCATTTTACCTTAATCGGGTTACCGAATGTAGAGATGTATGAAATTCCGATGGCATCCGTAATGAAAACAGTAGGGGCCGGATTATATTGGATTTATGTATGTATTATTTATGGAGAAATATTTACATCCGTTATTGGGAATATTTATGGGTTGGAAAAGCAAATAAAAAAATATATCCCAGTCCATAGCATCCTTATTTATCTATTTGTCCTAATTGTTTCGTTTATTTTAAGTCAAATTCATTATGGAACGTTATTGTCTTATCTATATCCGTTATTTGGGTACTTTAGTTTAGTTTTTTTTGTATTATTGTGGAAAAAGGCGAAAGTTGTGTGA
- a CDS encoding DUF6254 family protein, translated as MTMQKREKERQWKVRKEKQNPHGKVASFKDLAGKEKE; from the coding sequence ATGACGATGCAGAAAAGAGAAAAAGAAAGACAATGGAAAGTTCGAAAAGAAAAACAGAATCCACATGGGAAAGTGGCATCATTTAAAGATCTAGCTGGAAAAGAAAAAGAATAG
- the ptsP gene encoding phosphoenolpyruvate--protein phosphotransferase codes for MSKVLKGIGASRGIAIAKAYRMVEPDLSFEKKEVTQCEKEVARFKKALHSAEKELLELKDHAKKNVGEEEASIIDAHLCLVNDPELISMVMDRIRKKRVNAEYALSETINFHLSMFGTIENEYMNERVADIQDVSKRILSHLLNVHRLNPKLITEEVIIVSADLSPSEAVQLNKSFVKGFISDIGGRTSHTAIIAKSLEIPAVVGTKQAMNEILTGDLVILDGINGKVHINPTREIIENYKKMSLQYEADKKEWFQLVNETTLTQDGRLIKIGANINTPKDVHTVLSNGGEAIGLFRTEFLYMGRKELPSEEEQFEAYKEVLIKMDEKPVIIRTLDIGGDKGLSYLQFPSEINPFLGFRAIRICLQEQMIFRTQLRALLRASAYGNLKIMFPMIATLTEFQEAKNILEEEKDKLKLAGIHFSEKIEIGMMIETPSSALMADHFAKEADFFSIGTNDLIQFTMAADRMNEKVEYLYQPYHPAILRFIKMIVDAAKKEGIWVGMCGEMAEDERMIPILIGLGVQGISMNVHSILRARSLIKKLNRVEMQALSERLLNLTTGEKVIEELEQSIKIN; via the coding sequence ATGTCAAAAGTATTAAAGGGAATTGGGGCTTCACGGGGGATTGCGATTGCTAAGGCCTATCGAATGGTAGAGCCTGATCTTTCCTTCGAGAAAAAAGAAGTAACCCAATGTGAAAAAGAAGTCGCTCGATTTAAAAAGGCTTTACACTCTGCTGAAAAAGAACTTTTGGAGCTAAAGGATCACGCAAAAAAAAATGTAGGCGAGGAAGAGGCATCTATTATCGATGCGCATTTATGTTTAGTCAATGATCCTGAGTTGATTTCAATGGTCATGGATCGGATAAGAAAAAAGCGAGTAAATGCAGAATATGCATTGAGTGAAACGATAAATTTTCATCTATCCATGTTTGGAACGATCGAGAATGAATACATGAATGAACGTGTGGCAGATATCCAAGATGTTTCTAAACGTATTCTTTCTCATCTATTAAATGTACATAGGCTTAATCCAAAGTTGATCACGGAAGAAGTGATTATTGTTTCAGCGGATTTATCCCCTTCTGAAGCTGTTCAATTAAATAAATCATTTGTAAAAGGGTTTATCTCTGATATTGGTGGGCGGACTTCCCATACCGCAATTATTGCTAAGTCATTAGAAATCCCTGCTGTTGTGGGGACGAAGCAGGCAATGAATGAAATTCTAACTGGGGATCTTGTCATTCTTGATGGAATAAATGGGAAAGTGCATATCAATCCAACTAGAGAAATAATTGAAAACTATAAAAAAATGTCCCTCCAATACGAAGCGGATAAGAAGGAATGGTTTCAATTGGTAAATGAAACGACATTAACCCAAGATGGCCGATTGATTAAGATCGGTGCCAATATCAATACCCCCAAGGATGTACATACTGTACTGTCAAATGGTGGGGAAGCGATTGGATTGTTTCGAACGGAATTCCTCTACATGGGTAGAAAAGAACTTCCGAGTGAAGAAGAACAATTCGAGGCTTATAAAGAAGTGCTTATAAAAATGGACGAAAAGCCAGTCATCATTAGGACTCTTGATATTGGTGGAGATAAAGGATTATCTTATTTACAATTTCCGAGTGAAATCAATCCGTTTTTAGGATTTCGGGCGATTCGTATATGTCTTCAGGAGCAAATGATTTTTCGTACACAGCTTCGTGCATTATTACGTGCAAGTGCATACGGGAATTTGAAAATCATGTTTCCAATGATTGCAACTTTAACTGAATTTCAAGAGGCCAAAAACATTCTGGAAGAGGAAAAAGACAAGCTAAAATTAGCTGGGATTCACTTTTCTGAGAAAATAGAAATTGGAATGATGATTGAAACCCCTTCATCTGCATTGATGGCTGATCACTTTGCAAAAGAAGCCGATTTTTTTAGCATTGGAACGAACGATTTAATTCAATTCACAATGGCCGCCGACCGCATGAATGAAAAGGTGGAGTATCTTTATCAACCATACCATCCTGCTATTTTACGATTCATTAAAATGATTGTAGATGCTGCTAAAAAGGAAGGAATATGGGTTGGAATGTGCGGAGAAATGGCAGAAGATGAACGGATGATCCCTATTTTAATAGGGCTAGGAGTTCAAGGGATTTCAATGAATGTTCATTCAATTTTGAGAGCTCGTTCTTTAATAAAAAAATTAAATAGAGTAGAAATGCAAGCGCTTTCTGAGCGTTTACTAAATTTGACAACGGGTGAAAAAGTAATAGAAGAATTAGAACAAAGTATAAAAATCAATTAG
- a CDS encoding YkyB family protein, translated as MKTQNELPSLPPTASNLSKAIFTVNRHAKTATNPKYLYGLKKKAILKMITEGKAKKIGLHYSANPKFSQQQSDVLVTCGEYTFHIPPCKGDFDTLPHLGHLDKKTRNPKSRLNLLQAKKLLQDYTGMKETGTHSSNRKKRYTRPVFKPLGESFY; from the coding sequence TTGAAGACCCAAAATGAGTTGCCCTCATTACCCCCAACAGCATCAAACCTCTCAAAAGCAATCTTTACAGTAAATCGTCATGCAAAAACAGCTACGAATCCAAAATACTTATACGGTTTAAAAAAGAAGGCCATTTTAAAAATGATCACAGAAGGAAAAGCTAAAAAGATTGGATTACATTATTCCGCTAATCCAAAATTTAGTCAACAACAATCAGATGTTCTTGTTACATGTGGGGAGTATACTTTCCATATTCCGCCTTGTAAAGGGGATTTCGATACATTGCCACATTTAGGCCATCTTGATAAAAAAACTCGAAATCCAAAAAGCCGTTTAAACCTTCTACAAGCTAAAAAATTGCTTCAAGATTACACGGGGATGAAAGAAACTGGCACTCATTCATCTAATAGAAAAAAAAGATATACACGTCCCGTTTTCAAACCATTAGGTGAATCTTTTTATTAA
- a CDS encoding NAD(P)-dependent oxidoreductase, translated as MKSTIGFIGTGVMGKSMAGHIQKAGYPLIVYNRTKSKAEELIQNGAIWAETPKQMVEQASIIFTIIGEPQDVEEVYFGENGLIPNGKGGQILIDMTTSQPSLAKDIYIQAKEKGMFSLDAPVSGGDIGAENGTLAIMVGGDEDIFNKVHPLLSTFGDNIVYQGGAGAGQHTKMCNQIAICTNMIGICESILYAEKAGLDPESVLKSISSGAAGSWSLSNLAPRIIQKDYAPGFYIKHFIKDMKIALSEAEKLGIDLPGLTLAKEMYEKVAQKGEEYNGTQALIKYWS; from the coding sequence ATGAAAAGTACAATTGGGTTTATAGGGACAGGTGTAATGGGAAAAAGTATGGCGGGACATATTCAAAAAGCGGGTTACCCACTGATCGTATATAATCGAACTAAATCAAAGGCAGAGGAATTGATTCAAAATGGAGCGATATGGGCAGAAACCCCAAAGCAAATGGTTGAACAAGCATCTATTATATTCACGATCATTGGGGAGCCACAAGATGTGGAGGAAGTCTATTTTGGAGAAAATGGATTGATTCCGAATGGGAAGGGTGGACAAATTTTAATTGACATGACCACCTCACAGCCTTCACTTGCTAAAGATATTTACATACAGGCAAAAGAAAAAGGAATGTTTTCGCTTGATGCACCCGTGTCAGGTGGAGATATAGGGGCTGAAAACGGAACTTTGGCTATTATGGTTGGGGGAGATGAGGACATCTTCAATAAAGTGCATCCCCTCCTTTCCACTTTCGGGGATAATATTGTCTATCAAGGAGGAGCAGGTGCAGGTCAGCATACAAAAATGTGTAATCAAATTGCGATATGTACCAATATGATTGGAATCTGTGAATCTATTTTGTATGCAGAAAAGGCAGGACTTGATCCTGAATCGGTGTTAAAGAGTATTTCATCTGGCGCCGCAGGAAGTTGGTCACTTTCAAACTTAGCCCCAAGAATCATTCAAAAGGATTATGCACCAGGTTTTTATATCAAGCATTTTATTAAAGATATGAAGATCGCTTTATCTGAAGCAGAAAAATTAGGCATCGATTTACCTGGCCTTACACTAGCAAAAGAAATGTATGAAAAAGTGGCACAAAAAGGGGAAGAATACAACGGAACACAGGCTCTCATCAAATATTGGTCATAA
- a CDS encoding YkvS family protein produces the protein MNIAQIGDVIEFREGLKGKVEKVNDNSVIVDLTYMENYRELELEEKTVVNHKNYTILD, from the coding sequence TTGAATATAGCTCAAATTGGGGACGTTATTGAATTTAGAGAAGGACTGAAGGGAAAAGTTGAAAAAGTAAATGACAATTCGGTTATTGTGGATTTGACATATATGGAAAACTATCGGGAACTTGAGTTAGAAGAAAAAACCGTAGTAAACCACAAGAATTATACAATTCTCGATTAA